A region from the Bradyrhizobium erythrophlei genome encodes:
- a CDS encoding NAD(P)H-dependent flavin oxidoreductase: MSMPALFKGRLSIPVIGAPLFIISVPDLVIAQCKAGVVGSFPALNARPAALLDEWLVRIKEELAAHDKAHPERPSAPFAVNQIVHRSNNRLDQDLALCEKHKVPMIITSLGAREELNQAAHRWGGIVFHDVINQKFAHKAVEKGADGLILVSAGAGGHAGTLSPFAFVAETRQWFDGPIALSGAIGNGRAVRATRMLGADFAYIGSAFIATKEANAVEGYKQMITASTAEDIVYSNLFTGVHGNYLKPSIVAAGMDPDNLPQSDPSKMSFGTDASGARAKPKAWKEIWGSGQGVGSVGKVAPAAELIARFKKEYDEAVDPAL; the protein is encoded by the coding sequence ATGTCCATGCCTGCCTTGTTCAAGGGCCGTCTGTCGATTCCCGTGATCGGTGCGCCGCTGTTCATCATTTCCGTACCTGATCTGGTGATCGCGCAGTGCAAGGCGGGCGTTGTCGGATCGTTTCCGGCGCTGAACGCGCGCCCCGCGGCGCTGCTCGACGAGTGGCTGGTGCGGATCAAGGAAGAACTCGCGGCCCACGACAAGGCGCATCCCGAGCGGCCGTCGGCGCCGTTCGCCGTCAATCAGATCGTGCATCGCTCGAACAACCGGCTCGATCAGGATCTCGCGCTCTGCGAGAAGCACAAGGTGCCGATGATCATCACGTCGCTGGGCGCGCGCGAAGAACTCAATCAGGCCGCGCATCGCTGGGGCGGCATCGTCTTTCATGACGTGATCAACCAGAAATTCGCCCACAAGGCGGTCGAGAAGGGCGCCGACGGCCTGATCCTGGTCTCGGCCGGCGCCGGCGGCCATGCCGGGACGCTGTCGCCGTTCGCCTTCGTGGCGGAGACCAGGCAATGGTTCGACGGGCCGATCGCGCTGTCGGGCGCCATCGGCAACGGCCGCGCCGTCCGCGCGACGCGGATGCTGGGCGCCGACTTCGCCTATATCGGCTCCGCCTTCATCGCCACCAAAGAGGCCAATGCGGTGGAGGGCTACAAGCAGATGATCACCGCTTCGACGGCGGAAGACATCGTCTATTCCAACCTGTTCACCGGCGTCCACGGCAATTACCTGAAGCCGTCGATCGTGGCGGCGGGCATGGATCCCGACAACCTGCCGCAGTCGGATCCGTCGAAGATGAGTTTCGGCACCGACGCCTCGGGCGCGCGCGCCAAGCCGAAAGCCTGGAAGGAGATCTGGGGCAGCGGCCAGGGCGTCGGCAGCGTCGGCAAGGTCGCGCCGGCCGCCGAACTGATCGCGCGCTTCAAGAAGGAATATGACGAGGCGGTCGATCCGGCGCTGTGA
- a CDS encoding YqaA family protein, with translation MVVHRGMLRRIYDWCIDAAHKPYALWIMGAVAFAESSFFPVPPDVMLIPMSLARPQRAWLYAVICTATSVVGGMLGYAIGALLYDSVGHWLIQFYGLGGKVEAFRASYAEWGAWIIILKGLTPIPYKLVTITSGFAGYNIWLFVVCSIIARGGRFFVVAILLNRYGEWIRVRIEKHLGLWVALGAAILVLGFVVAIRMV, from the coding sequence ATGGTGGTTCATCGCGGCATGCTGAGACGGATCTACGACTGGTGCATTGACGCCGCCCACAAGCCTTACGCGCTCTGGATCATGGGCGCGGTGGCGTTCGCGGAAAGCTCGTTCTTTCCGGTACCGCCGGACGTGATGCTGATCCCGATGTCGCTGGCGCGGCCGCAGCGGGCCTGGCTTTACGCCGTGATCTGCACGGCGACGTCGGTGGTCGGCGGCATGCTCGGCTACGCGATCGGCGCGCTGCTCTACGATTCCGTCGGACATTGGCTGATCCAGTTTTACGGTCTTGGCGGCAAGGTCGAAGCCTTCCGCGCCTCCTACGCCGAATGGGGGGCCTGGATCATCATCCTCAAGGGCCTGACGCCGATCCCCTACAAGCTCGTGACCATTACCTCGGGTTTTGCCGGCTACAACATCTGGCTGTTCGTTGTTTGCTCGATCATCGCCCGCGGCGGGCGCTTCTTCGTGGTCGCGATCCTGCTCAACCGTTACGGCGAGTGGATCCGGGTCAGGATCGAGAAGCATCTCGGGCTCTGGGTGGCGCTCGGCGCCGCGATCCTCGTGCTCGGCTTTGTCGTCGCCATTCGAATGGTCTGA